From one Labeo rohita strain BAU-BD-2019 chromosome 8, IGBB_LRoh.1.0, whole genome shotgun sequence genomic stretch:
- the kazald3 gene encoding kazal-type serine peptidase inhibitor domain 3: MLMHIVTFAVLVLSIRTAHGFPNYKDDYMDEDLATFDYYKGTDEFDERNRTQECEECVPELCPLLLGCRAGLVQDSCGCCSQCANLEGQTCDLGQRTVYYGLCGENLECKLDRSDGADGEEPETQCVCLSQKPLCGTDGQTYMNICKYKEAAYSNPGLNVSDGPCRTVPIIKVPPHNLVNVTGSSIAFLCEVFAFPMALVEWRKDGKEIILPGDDPHISVQSRGGPQKYELSSWLQIEEASQMDSGTYRCIARNELGHVSATAILGVLPPDEMSTYLEQNVNEMMSYEQLQDYDRDYY, translated from the exons ATGTTAATGCACATAGTTACGTTTGCCGTTTTGGTTCTGAGCATCAGAACTGCACACGGTTTCCCCAATTACAAAGATGACTATATGGACGAGGACTTGGCCACCTTTGACTATTACAAAGGGACGGATGAGTTTGATGAGAGAAACAGGACGCAGGAGTGTGAGGAGTGTGTGCCGGAGTTGTGCCCGCTCCTGCTGGGCTGTAGAGCGGGGCTGGTACAGGACAGCTGCGGCTGCTGCTCTCAGTGCGCCAACCTGGAGGGACAGACCTGTGATCTCGGCCAGAGAACCGTCTATTATGGACTGTGCGGAGAGAACCTGGAGTGCAAATTGGACCGCTCGGATGGAGCGGACGGAGAGGAGCCAGAaactcagtgtgtgtgtttgtcccaGAAACCTTTGTGTGGCACAGATGGACAGACTTACATGAATATCTGCAAATATAAAGAAGCGGCTTATTCAAATCCTGGACTTAATGTGAGCGACGGGCCGTGCAGGACAG TCCCTATCATCAAGGTGCCACCACATAATCTGGTAAATGTAACAGGCAGCAGTATAGCATTTCTCTGCGAAGTGTTTGCATTTCCCATGGCGCTAGTGGAATGGAGGAAAGATGGAAAAGAGATCATTTTACCTGGTGATGATCCCCACATATCGGTCCAG TCACGAGGTGGCCCTCAGAAGTATGAACTTTCCAGTTGGCTGCAGATTGAAGAGGCCAGTCAGATGGATTCTGGCACATACAGGTGCATCGCTCGAAATGAACTTGGCCACGTCTCAGCCACAGCAATTTTAGGAGTCCTGCCACCAG atgAGATGTCTACCTATTTGGAACAAAACGTGAATGAAATGATGAGCTATGAGCAACTGCAAGACTACGACAGGGATTATTACTAA
- the dok2 gene encoding LOW QUALITY PROTEIN: docking protein 2 (The sequence of the model RefSeq protein was modified relative to this genomic sequence to represent the inferred CDS: deleted 2 bases in 2 codons) — MLFASQASLAEGADTIDETVLRSWVGDKTERMEEDIRKRGILYLQQQRFGKKWRKVWSVLYRESSCSISRLEFFEFKDGAGNTLEKANRKQENKKVIKMNDCIRVSEADVEGCPRDCGPFLVETTEKTFVFAVETAELEDWIQKLCEIAFPMSWTERGAVRGNSLHGESDDVTMADNTLYCSRETAMKDFKVTVRRTEASERCGLKGTVLLRTDFDSLLLKEPKTGEVLYSWPYRFLRRFGRDKATFSFEAGRRCDSGEGNFEFDTKQGNSIFQSVEAAINLHRVNLPQKQVSSGERDTTPSSPRMRAGAEDPSIYSMVTDGAKQPQNPQQSRLEAPAEKLLTGVKSLTLDTRPPPRKSQVKNFRSCPLVNSEDEMYSRAMAPDPDRGSPGEKREPKDRRSTCSNPEDSDYSLPFDTIAKNVMGDILSASNPPPMFVEPNCENDRKGNIENTEPLYDIIDETAIRTRFSNRKPNSYKRVEHIYDEPEGCGVAPSGLPSLYDEPEEVKGHAWKMLGTVMDPSGHEYPYNASADDYAVPKPPRRALLSKQKDSEEEDSSPYDNIMVKGVQKNN; from the exons ATGCTGTTTGCGTCACAAGCAAGTTTAGCAGAAGGAGCA GATACAATAGATGAGACAGTCTTAAGGAGCTGGGTCGGAGACAAGACCGAGAGA ATGGAGGAGGACATTAGAAAGAGGGGGATACTGTATTTACAACAACAGCGGTTTGGGAAG AAATGGCGTAAGGTCTGGTCCGTGCTCTACCGAGAGAGCTCCTGCTCCATCTCTCGCCTTGAGTTTTTTGAGTTTAAAGATGGAGCTGGCAACACGCTGGAGAAGGCCAACCgcaaacaggaaaacaaaaag GTGATAAAAATGAACGACTGCATTCGTGTTTCGGAGGCCGATGTCGAAGGCTGTCCACGGGATTGTGGACCCTTTTTGGTGGAGACAACTGAAAAGACATTTGTTTTCGCCGTTGAGACAGCTGAACTGGAGGACTGGATCCAGAAACTGTGTGAAATCGCCTTTCCG ATGAGCTGGACAGAGAGAGGAGCGGTGAGAGGAAACAGTTTGCATGGTGAATCTGATGACGTCACGATGGCAGACAACACTCTCTACTGCAGCAGAGAAACTG CAATGAAAGACTTTAAGGTGACAGTGAGGCGCACAGAGGCTTCTGAGAGATGCGGCCTGAAAGGAACAGTGTTGTTACGGACTGATTTTGATAGCCTCCTTCTGAAGGAACCGAAAACGGGAGAGGTTCTCTACTCCTGGCCCTACCGCTTCCTTCGCAGGTTCGGACGGGACAAG GCAACATTCTCCTTTGAGGCTGGGCGAAGATGCGACTCTGGGGAAGGAAACTTCGAGTTTGACACAAAGCAAGGAAACTCCATCTTTCAGTCTGTAGAGGCTGCCATCAATCTACACAGAGTCAATTTACCGCAGAAGCAGGTATCAAGTGGGGAGCGAGATACCACGCCCTCTTCACCTCGAATGAGAGCTGGGGCAGAGGATCCGAGTATCTACAGCATGGTGACTGATGGAGCCAAACAACCCCAAAACCCTCAGCAATCCAGACTCGAAGCCCCTGCGGAGAAGCTTCTGACTGGAGTCAAGAGTCTGACCCTGGACACCAGGCCTCCGCCGCGTAAGAGCCAGGTCAAGAACTTCCGCAGCTGTCCTTTGGTCAACAGTGAGGATGAGATGTATTCCCGAGCCATGGCGCCGGATCCAGATCGGGGAAGTCCAGGGGAGAAGAGAGAACCGAAAGACCGACGTTCCACATGCTCCAACCCTGAGGACTCCGACTACTCGCTGCCCTTCGACACCATTGCCAAAAACGTTATGGGAGACATTTTGTCCGCATCAAACCCTCCACCCATGTTTGTAGAGCCCAACTGTGAAAACGACAGGAAAGGCAATATAGAAAACACAGAACCACTATATGACATTATAGATGAAACTGCAATCAGAACCCGTTTCTCAAACAGAAAACCAAATTCTTACAAAAGAGTAGAGCACATCTATGATGAACCAGAGGGTTGCGGTGTGGCCCCGAGTGGGCTTCCATCGCTCTATGATGAGCCGGaggaggtcaaaggtcatgctTGGAAGATGTTGGGCACAGTAATGGATCCGAGCGGTCATGAATATCCATACAACGCTTCTGCCGACGACTACGCGGTTCCTAAACCTCCCAGGAGGGCCTTGCTGTCAAAACAGAAGGACAGTGAGGAAGAGGACAGCTCACCGTATGATAACATTATGGTGAAAGGAGTGCAAAAGAATAACTAA